The following are from one region of the Streptomyces changanensis genome:
- a CDS encoding TetR/AcrR family transcriptional regulator — MTRAEAKERNRRALLDAAFRVVSRDGQGAKLEEIAERADLTTGAIYSLFGSKNGLVVALVADYLRPHYEEVEQAVPSGLDLLEAVNAFARYYRRSCDAPDAHSRLALQITLLDMALHDPDLGSQLAKSIRSQEDHLIALFTGRSHNGSVITPHQAQRLATALRALFVGLSQGVILGLAHGADEQYFAAAACALVSDMSLIDNDLDAS, encoded by the coding sequence ATGACGAGAGCAGAGGCCAAGGAACGCAACCGCCGCGCCTTGCTGGATGCTGCGTTCCGGGTAGTCTCTCGAGACGGGCAAGGGGCCAAGCTTGAGGAGATCGCCGAACGGGCCGACCTGACCACCGGCGCCATCTACTCACTGTTCGGGAGCAAGAACGGCCTGGTGGTCGCCTTGGTTGCCGACTACCTGCGGCCGCACTACGAAGAGGTAGAGCAGGCGGTTCCCTCCGGGCTGGATCTGCTTGAAGCGGTCAATGCCTTTGCCCGGTACTACCGGCGTAGTTGTGACGCTCCCGATGCGCATTCTCGCCTGGCGCTCCAGATCACCTTGCTGGACATGGCCCTGCACGACCCAGACCTGGGATCCCAACTCGCCAAGTCCATCCGATCGCAGGAGGACCACCTGATCGCGCTGTTCACGGGAAGGTCGCACAACGGGAGCGTCATAACGCCGCACCAGGCACAACGCCTGGCCACCGCACTCAGGGCGCTGTTCGTCGGCCTGAGCCAGGGCGTCATCCTCGGCCTCGCGCATGGTGCCGATGAGCAGTACTTCGCCGCCGCTGCCTGCGCCTTGGTGTCTGATATGTCACTGATTGATAATGATCTGGATGCTTCGTGA